Proteins from one Juglans microcarpa x Juglans regia isolate MS1-56 chromosome 6S, Jm3101_v1.0, whole genome shotgun sequence genomic window:
- the LOC121236956 gene encoding uncharacterized protein LOC121236956 — translation MATAPVKSQPLHNFSLPFLKWGGKSHTNSTTRCRRPLSPASSEPDSDYHDFDPSTRFGSRSSRNRFGFSPCSLIDRSQKPDRVESGAEGDGDFRQRKMEPAEEEEEEEEEKAETEAEAAVEEAAQKPWNLRPRKAVQRSAMMELPAENTGSAVLAIPAAQQQQSENTQPKSLRLRGMVAESQSTEKKKEKRRFWIALSKEEIEEDIFVMTGYRPARRPRKRPKNVQKQLDSVFPGLWLVGTTADSYRVTEAPAKR, via the exons GCCGCTCCACAACTTCTCCCTTCCATTCTTGAAATGGGGAGGCAAGAGCCACACCAACTCCACCACCCGCTGCCGCCGTCCCCTCTCCCCGGCTTCATCAGAGCCCGACTCCGACTATCACGACTTCGACCCGTCCACTCGCTTCGGATCCCGCTCATCGCGCAACCGATTCGGCTTCTCTCCTTGCTCCCTCATCGACAGGTCTCAGAAGCCGGACCGAGTAGAGAGCGGCGCCGAAGGCGATGGCGACTTCAGGCAGAGGAAGATGGAACCtgcagaggaggaggaggaggaggaggaggagaaagcTGAAACCGAAGCCGAAGCCGCGGTCGAGGAAGCTGCGCAGAAGCCGTGGAACTTGAGGCCGAGGAAGGCTGTTCAGAGGAGCGCGATGATGGAGCTGCCTGCGGAGAATACGGGGAGTGCGGTGCTTGCGATTCCCGCGGCTCAGCAGCAACAGAGCGAGAACACGCAGCCGAAGTCGCTGCGGCTGCGGGGTATGGTGGCGGAATCACAGAGCacggagaagaagaaggagaagaggagatTCTGGATCGCGCTATCCAAGGAGGAGATCGAGGAGgacatttttgtcatgactgggtACAGGCCAGCTCGCCGGCCCAGGAAGCGACCCAAGAATGTCCAGAAGCAGCTCGAc agtGTTTTCCCTGGGCTGTGGTTGGTGGGGACAACGGCTGATTCTTATCGGGTGACTGAAGCTCCGGCAAAG AGGTAG